The Paenibacillus antri genomic interval CATCGATCGGTTCGCCGTCGACGTCGCCTGGACCGCGGTGGCGCTGCAGCAGGGCGACCGCCCCGTATTCGAAGACGGCATTCCGGCGCCCGACGGCACCGCCGACGTGACGGACGGGGTGCTGAAAGCCGATGACGTCATGTTCATGGATTGGGAACAAGATCGGGCGACGACCGCCTCCGGCTTGCCCTATTTCGCATATCCGTATGCGGATTGGTGGCGCGAGCTGTTCGTCGGCTACCTCGTCCGGGCGGCTTGGGAGCGCGGTCTCGCCGTACCGTTCAAGGGATATTGGCCGAACGGCGTCGATCATGTCGCCCATCTATCCCACGACAGCGACTTTAACGGCGACGATCATGCGATGACGACGCTTGAGCTGTTGAAGGAGCAGGGCATCCGCTCGACTTGGTGCATGCTCGAGCCCGGTTACTCGAAGAAAATTTACCGCCGGGCGCGCGAAGAAGGTCATGAGCTGGCGTTCCATTATAACGCGGTCGCCGACGACGACGGCGTATGGAGCGAGGACGAGTTCCATCGGCAGTTCCGCTGGCTGCTCGACGCGACGGGCGAAACGAAAATAACGACGAACAAAAACCATCTGACGCGCGTCGAAGGCTGGGGCGAGCTGTTCCGCTGGTGCGAGGCGGCGGGGATCGAATCCGATCAGACGCGCGGCCCGAGCAAGAAGGGCAACGTCGGCTTTCTCTACGGCACGAGCCATCCGTATTTTCCGGCGGCCTGGGCAGACGAAGGGAATCGGCGGTATAATGTATTGCAGGTCGGCTTCTTGACGCCCGACATGAATACCGGCAAATGGTCGGACGATGCCTTCATCGCGCCCGCGCTCGATACGGTCGCAAGCACTGAAGGCGTCGCGCATTTCTTGTTTCACCAAATTCATCTCCACTCCCGGGAAGGAGTGCGCTTCGCCTATCGGAAGTGGGCCGGAGAGGCGAAGACTAAGGGCTTCTCCTTCCTGACCAACAGGGAAATCAACGACTGGGAACGCGCTAGGCGCGCCTTCGACGTCGCGGCCGTCGACGCTTCCGGACGACCCGCGACGAGAGGCGGCGCCGCGCCGAACGGAACGATCGTGTGGCTGCCCGTATCCGAGGAGGCGCGCACGGGCGACGAATCGCTCCGATACGGCGTTCCTTGCCGGAAGCACGTATTGTAGGAGGAGGCTCGCGAAGCGATGAACGAAAGTCGGACCATCCCGCCGCTCCGGTTCGCCGTGTACGGCTGCCAGCACGGGCATATCGAAAGTTTCATCCAAGCAATGAAGAAGCTCGGGCATACGTTCATCGGAATTTATGACGAACATCCGATTCCGTTGACGTACGAAACCGCCGAAAAGCACGGCGTCCCGCTGTTCGACCGCCGCGGTTCGCTGGACGCGGCGGATCTGGTCGGCTGCGCGGCGGCCAACGACGAGAAGATCGACGCGGTCGAATGGTGCGTCGCGCGGAAGAAGCCGATCATGGTCGACAAGCCGATCGTTCTGCATCGGGACGGACTTCGCCGGCTCGAACGCGCGACGGAAGCGGAGGGCTCCCGGATCGGGATGATGCTGACGTCGCGGTACAAGCCGTCGATCTTTACGCTTCGGAACGACATCGCGGCCGGGAAGTACGGCGACGTCGTCAGCATCTCGATGCGAAAGCCCCATCGGCTGACGCCGGAACGCAGACCCGCTTGGTTTTTCGACAAGGCGCGTCACGGCGGCATCGCCGTCGACTTGCTGATCCACGACTTCGACTTGCTGCGATGGCTGACCGGCCGCGAGATCGTCGACGTCGCCTGCACGATGACGAAGAAGCTGCTGCCCGAGCATCCGACGTTCTACGATGTCGTGACCGCCAGCGCGATTATGGAAGGGGGGCTCGCCTGCCAGCTGTATTCGGATTGGCATACGCCGACCCGAAGCTGGACGTGGGGGGACGGCCGCATCTTCGTCGTCGGCACGCGGGGGACCGCGGAGCTTCGACTCGAGGGAGATCCCGGACTCGCGGTCATGGATAAGAACGCTTACATCAGCGTGACGGACGAAGCGGGCTTCGCGATCGAATCGGTCGACGCGCCGGCGCTCGGCATCGTGGAGCAGTTCGTGCTTCATGCGTTCGGCGGCGGGGAAGCAGGGGTCACGCACCGCGACATCTTGCTCGCGTCCGAAGCGGCGATTCGCGCCGACGAGAAGGCGACGTTCATCCAATAATCGAAGGGGGCCGGTCTTAAGGATCGGTCTCTTTTTTTTCATTTCGGGCGCGAAATGCGTTTGCCCATCCGCCGCGGTTGCTTTACGATAGGAAATAGTCGGTGCAACATGGGAAGATCGAACGAGGAGGCAAAACGATGGACCACGGCAAACCGAAAGTATTCGCGGCGAAGCGCATCCCTCCGGAGGCGCTCGCTTACCTTGAACAGTACTGCGATGTGCGAAGCTGGGACGGCGACGGCCCGATTCCCCGCGAGCGTCTGCTCGCGGCGCTCGCCGACGCGGAAGGGCTGCTGACGTCGGGCGACGCGATCGACGACGAGCTTCTCGCTCGCGCGCCGAAGCTCCGGGCGGTCAGCACCGTGTCGGTCGGCTATAACCACTTCGACCTGGACGCAATGCGGCGCCGGGGCGTCGTCGGAACGCATACGCCTTACGTGCTCGACGACACGGTGGCGGACCTGGTGCTGGCGCTCATGCTGTCCGCCGCGCGGCGCGTAACGGAGCTGGACGCATACGTAAAGTCGGGGCGTTGGGAGCGGGGCCAACCCGAAGCGGCTCTGTTCGGAACGGACGTGCATCATGCGAGCTTGGGCATCGTCGGCCTCGGCCGAATCGGAGAGCGCATCGCCCAACGCGCGGTACACGGCTTCGGAATGAAGCTGTACTATCATAACCGGAGCCGCAATCCGGAAGCGGAGGAGCGGTACGGCGCGCAATACGTATCGATGGACGAGCTGCTCGGCGAGTCGGACTTCGTCGTCTTGATGACGCCGCTGACGCCGAAGACGGAACGATTTTTCCGGAAAGAGCATTTCGACCGCATGAAGCCGTCCGCCTTCTTCATTAACGCGTCGCGGGGCCGCACGGTGGACGAGAACGCGTTGGTCGAGGCGCTCGCGACGGGGCGCATTCGCGGCGCGGGACTCGACGTCTACGAGGTCGAGCCGGTCGACCCGAGCCATCCGCTGCTCGCGATGCCGAACGTCGTGACGCTGCCGCATATCGGCTCGGCGACCGCGCAGACGCGGCGCGACATGGCCCTAACGGCGGCGCGCAACCTGGTCGCGTCGCTCCGCGGAGACGAAGGCGCATACGTCGTGAAAGAGCTGCGATCGTAGCGGAGCTTCGCCCGCACGGTCAAAGATAGACGCATCGCTCGGACGAAATACCCATCCCCGGATTTCTTCGATGAATAGGATATACGGTCATCGAATCCATCGGAGGAGACGGGAGGTTTCGTTTCGTTGCTAAGGAAGCGGTATTGGCATGTCAAAAATAAATGGAAGCGGCATCTGATCTTGGCGGGTCATCCCGTCTTGAACCGGCACTTGCCGCCGACTCGCCTGCTTCGTCGGGATACCCTTCGCAAGTTTCTGAAGAAATACGGAGTCGTCTATGTGAAGCCGGTATTCGGCTCGTTCGGCAACCGGATTCTCAGGATCGCCAAGCGGGACGACGCGTATTTCCTTCACTATGAAAATAAGACGAAGCGCTACAAAAGCCGGAGGAAGGTCCTAAAGCGGGTATTCCGGCATACGCGGTCGCAGCTGTTCCACGTTCAGCGCGGCATAAGCCTCGTAAAACTGGGCGGCCATCCCGTCGATTTCCGCGTGCTGCTGCTCCGGCCCAAGTCGAAGTGGCGGATGATGGGCATAATGGGCAAGGCCGCGACAGGCAACCGCGTCGTGACGAACTACCACCATGGAGGCCGAGCGGTCCGATTCGGCGAGGCGCTGCGGCGCGCCGGTTGGTCGAACGACGACATCCGACGCGCGAAGGCGGACATCGAGCGGTTGTGCCTGATCGCGGCCGGTCGGTTCAGTCGTCGTTATAAACACTGCCGACGTCTCGGCATCGACATCGGATTGGACGAAGAGAAGCGGATTTGGTTTATCGAGCTCAACACGAACCCGTTCTACGAATTGTTCCGACACCATGAAAACCGTAATCTGTACGGCAAGATCGATCGGCTGATGAAGCGCATCGAATCCGTGCAATCCAATCGATGGTAACCGAACGCCGACTCCAGCAGTCGGCGTATTTATTTTGGGAGACGTTCGGATGTCAACGCTCCCAAAATAGTGTAGAATATAGTAAGCCCCTTACTAGAAGTCAGAGAAGGAAGAAGGATTCGCAGCAATGGTATACGTTCGCCTCTTTTCCCTCGCCTTGTTCGCGGTCGCGCTGGGCGTCGCCGCGGCCGGAATAGGTTCCTTCCGACTTTCGGGCGAATACTGGAAGTATTTCGGTATTTATTTACTATTTTCCATACTCTACAATCATCTTCGCTTCATCAGCAAGAAGGGGAAGACGGAGATCGAATACGGCATTAATTATGGATTATCCCTAGGCCTGTACGCCGGACCGACGGGCTTATTTTTGTTCGAGCTCGCCTACCGATTCGCGAACGTCTTGTACCGCAAGCTGGACCGAACGGCGGATCCGGAGGAATGGTCGGATTTCTTCTACAACGTAGGCTCGTTCGTCATCCAAAATACAGTCGCCTTCTTCTTATTCTCATGGCTCGCGCATGGCGCGGGAGATGTCCACGGCTCGCTCTATTGGATCGCGATCGCCGCGGCGGCGCTGTTGACCGGTTTCCTATCCGACACGCTGATCGTCGTCTCATTCGTGCTCGAACGGGAAATTCGTACTTGGAATGAAGCGTTGGAATTATATAAAACTAGGACGCCGATGGCTATCGCGCAAACCGCTCTCACCAACGGTTTGCTGTTTTACTTTATCGCGGCGGACGAATGGCCGATGCTCGTCGGGTTGTTCCTTCTCAATTACTTGGCCAGCTACTCGATGCTGTTCAAAGCGCAGAGCATCCAAGCCCGGGTGGAGCGAGACAACTTCGAGAAGATGGCGTATACGGACCATCTGACGGGCGTGCATAACCGGACGTATATGGAAAAGGTGATCCAATCGATGGAGGGCGGGAACGAGCCGATCGGGATCGTCGTGACGGACATCGACCGGTTCAAGTGCATCAACGACACCTATAACCATTCCGTCGGGGACCGGGTCATCCGGCATTTCGCGGACACGATGAAGGCGTCGTGCGCCGAGAACGACATCGTCATCCGTACCGGGGGCGAAGAATTCACGCTGCTGCTTCGGGGGCGTTCGTACGACGATTGCCTCGATTTTTGCGAGCGGCTTCGCCGCGTCGTGGAAGAGAGCGTCGTCGAAGCGGAATTCGGAGGCGCTCGCGTCGACATCAGGTACACCGCGTCGTTCGGCATATATTTCCGAACGGCCGGCAGCGTGACGCCGCTCGCGAGCGGATACGTCCACGCCGACAATCTGCTGCTGCAATCGAAGCAGCAAGGCCGCAACCGAATCGCCGGCGCGCGGGAAGCCATCGCATAGGATAGAATTCATAGGAACCCTTCGGGGTTCTTTTCTTTTTTTTCTAAGGTATTCTCGTACGGTTACTCCGGTTAAAAGCGCTTCCACTCGGTTCTATAATCGAGACAGAAACAGTGAAGCGCAATGCAGAGAGAATCGGAGGAGACGCCGTAGATGGAAACCAAGCTCGACCCGAACTCGATCCGCCCGGTCGGCCGGCCTTCCGCGCTCCGCGCCTGGGCGCAGAAGACGGTCGCCCAGCGAGAGTTGCTCTTAATGACCGTACCCCTGATCGGACTCGTCATCGTGTTCAACTATTTGCCGCTGTACGGATGGCTGATCGCGTTCCAAGACTTCAAGGTCGCTAGAGGCATAAGCGGCAGTCCGTTCGTCGGATTCGAAAACTTCCAACAGTTGTTCAAGGACCCGCACTTCTTCCGCGTCCTGCGCAATACGCTCGCCATGGGCTTCCTAAACTTGATCTTCGGCTTTCTCGGAGCGGTCGGTCTCGCGATCGCGTTGAACGAAGTCCGGGTGCGCTGGTTCAAGCGGTCGGTGCAGACGATCACGTACATCCCGCACTTCGTCTCGTGGGTCGTCATCGCCAACATCGCGCATGTGCTGCTGTCCCCGGACGGGGGCCTCTTGAACGACCTGATGACTGGAATCGGCCTGATCGGCGAACCGTTCTACTTCATGGCTCGGCCGGATTGGTTTTGGGGGATTAATACGTTCTTCTATTTTTGGAAAGAAGTAGGCTGGAACGCGATTATTTACCTCGCGGTACTCGCCGGCGTCAATCCGGATTTGTACGAGGCGGCCGACGTCGACGGAGCGGGGCGCATGCGCAAAATTTGGCATATCTCGATTCCGTCGCTTATGCCGGTAGCGATCATAATGTTGACGATGTCGCTCGGCTGGGTCATCCAGAGCGGATACGAATCGCAATATTTGCTCGGCAACTCGATGGTCATCGACTACTCGGAAGTGCTCGACCTGTACGCGCTGCGGTATTCGTTCCAGATCGGCGATTACGGCGCGGGGGCGGCCATCAGCATTTTCAAATCGGTCGTCAGCATCCTTATGGTGTTATCCGTCAACTATTTCGCGAAAAAGACCGGCAACGGCGGCTTGTTCTAAGGGGGGGTTGACATTGAAAACGATAAAACTCGGAGACGCCGCGCTATCGACGATTTTATATACCGGTCTTACGCTCTTCAGCTTGTTTACGCTTTACCCGTTCATTAACATTCTCGCGGTATCGCTGAACGATAAAATCGACACGATCCGCGGGGGCATCTACTTATGGCCGCGCGTCTGGTCCACGCAAAACTATGCGGAGATATTCGCGAATCCGCACTTGTTCGGCGCATTCCTAATGTCCGTGCTCCGGACGGTGGTCGGCACGGCGCTCGGCATTCTTTGCACCGCATTGTTCGCATACGCGCTAAGCACGAAGGAATTCATGTACCGCAAGCTGCTGAACGGGATGCTCGTCGTGACGCTGTATGTGAACGGGGGGCTCATTCCGACGTACCTCTTGATCAAAAATCTCGAGCTCATGAACACGTTCTGGGTTTATATTCTTCCGCTGCTCGTCAGCGGGTTTTACATCATCATCATGCGGAGCTATTTCGAGACCTTGCCCGAGGGTCTCATCGAATCGGCGAAGATCGACGGAGCGGGCCATTTCCAAACGTTGTTTCGCATCGTCATGCCGGTCAGCCTTCCGGTGCTCGCCACGATCACGCTGTTCGTCGCGGTACTGCACTGGAATTCCTGGTTCGACAACTTCTTATACACAAGCCGCGAGCAAAACCTAAGCTTGCTGCAATACGAATTAATGAAAATCTTGCTCAGCGCCATGAACCAATCGGCTGGCCAGCAGGCGCATATCGACGAGAGCACGATAAACATCGCGAATCCGCAATCGGTACGCTCCGCGATGACGATCATCGTCACCGTCCCGATTCTGCTCGTCTATCCGTTCCTGCAGCGGTACTTCGTGAAGGGCATGACCGTAGGCGCGATGAAGGAATGAAGGTGTATCCAAGGCGATTCGCCTTTGATATAAAAAATTACACATGAGGGGCAGATGGAAATGAAAAGCAAAAAAGCATGGCTTCATGTATTGCTCGCGGTGTGTCTCGTCCTGATCATTACAGCATGTTCCGGAGGCGGCGGAGGGGGGGCGGCCGAACCGTCGGAGCCGTCCGGGACCGTCGAACCGTCCGGGCAGGCGGAGACGCCCGCGGTCGAGGAGCCGAAGACGCTCGAGCCGATCGAGTACACGTTCGGCGCGAGCGACAGCAAAGCGCAGTGGGGCGGACCGATCAATCAGGTCATGGAGGAAAAGACGGGCGTGTCGCTCAAGTACGAAAACATCGTCGGCGACCAATTCCAGAAATGGGATTTATGGCTCGCCTCCGGGGACTATCCGGACATCGTCCGTCTCGACGCCGAGTACGTCAGCAAATACCGGGATGCGGGAGCGATCATTCCGCTCAACGACTTAATCGACCGGCATGGACCGAACATTAAAGCGAAGTGGGGAGACAATCTGGATATGCTCCGCCACCCCGACGGCAATATCTATTCCTTATACTCGGTGAATCTCGCCGAAGAAGCCCCGGCGGATTCCGCGGCGCAATTCGTGGTCCAGTACGCCGTCTTGGAGGAAGCGGGCTTCCCGCAAATCAAGACGTTGGACCAATTGTACGCGCTTATTAAAGACTACGCCGCGAAGCACCCGGAGATCGACGGCAACCCGACGATCGGGTTCAGCGCCGCCGCGGATTCGTGGACGATGAAGATCTTCTTCAACAACGCATCGGTGTACGCGAACGGACTTCCGGACCACGGCAATTTCGTAATCGACGAGAACAATCAAGTGAAATGGAATTTTACGTCCGACAACGCCGTCCAATATTATAAATTCCTCAACACGCTTTACAACGAAAAGTTACTGGATAAAGAATCGTTCACGTTGACCGACCAAGCGCTCCAAGCGAAGATGGCGCAAGGACGCGTGCTCGCCGCTTACGCGCCGAGCTGGTTCGTCAGCGGTCCGCAAGCGACGCTTCGCGCGGCAGGCAATCTCGACCGCCAATACGCGCATCTTCCGATTTATATGAACGAGAACGTCGTCGACCGCAGCAACGCGATGACGGCCGCGAACGGCGGCACGGCGGAGTGGGTCATTACGGAACAGGCGAAAAACCCGGAGCGCATCATTCAATTCATCGACTTCCTGTTCTCCGACGAAGGCCAAATCTTGACGCAATGGGGCATCGAGGGCGTTCATTACGACGTCGTGAACGGCAAGCGTCAACAGCGCCAAGATTGGATCGACAAGAAGACGGCCGATCCGGATCTGCAATACAAGGAAGGGATGCAAGCCGAAGCTACCGGCGGTCCGACGAGTTGGTTCGGCGTCGGACACGGCGCGCTGCTGGGCGACGGCGATCTTGCGACGCCGGTCACGCCGGAATCCGTGCGCAAAAACTACGACGAGAAGACGCTCGAGGTGTTGGATGCATACGGGATCCAGACGTGGGCGGACCTGCTTCCTCCGGTCACGAAGGTGAAGGGATATTTGTGGCAGCTTCAGCCGCCGTCCGACGACGAGTTCAAGCGTATGGATCAACAGCTCGAGGACTTGTTCCGCAAGGCGATCCCGAGCATCGTCATGTCGAAGGACGCCGCGGACTTCGACGCGCAAGTCGCCTCGTTCCGCGACGAAGCGGCGAAGATCGGCCTCGACAAGTACGAAGCCGCGTTTAATAAGATATGGAACGATTTCATCAACAAATAAACGATATCGTTGGGACGCATCCTCGACCGTTCGCGGTCGGGGATCGTCTCGCCTTAAGGGAGCGAGAGGGCATGTATTTCGGGGCGTGTTATTATCCGGAGCAATGGCCGGAGGAGCGATGGGCGACCGACGCGAAGCTGATGCGGGAAGCCGGCTTCAACGTCGTCCGGATCGGGGAATTCGCGTGGAACGACTTCGAGCCGAGGGAAGGCGCGTTCGACTTCGATTGGTTGGACCGCTGCCTCGCGCTGCTTGCGAACGAAGGGATTCGCGTCATTCTCGGGACGCCGACCGCGAGTCCGCCGAAGTGGATCATGGATCGGCACCCCGAGCTGTATAAACGGGACATGTACGGCCATGTGCGGGGCTTCGGGACGCGGATGCATTATTGCTTCAACGGAACCGAGTATTTGCCTTACGTCCGTCGCGTCGTGGGCGCGATGGCGGCGAGGTACAAGGATCATCCGTCCGTCGTCGGCTGGCAAATCGATAACGAGTTCGGCTGCTCCGACACGACGTGGTGTTATTGCGATCGCTGCAAGGTCGCGTTCCAGCGCTGGCTGCGCTCGAAATACGGTACGATCGAAGCGGTGAACGAGGCCTGGGGAACCGTCGTTTGGAACAATCGGTACGCCTCGTTCGAGGAGATCGAGACGCCGAAGCTTACCGTATACCAGCTTCATAACCCGGGTCTGCAGCTGGATTTCCGCCGGTTTTCCTCCGACGCCGTCCGCGATTTCATGAACGTACAGGTCGAACTGCTTCGGGCCGCGGCGCCGGGGCAGCCGATCACGCACAACATGATGGGCACGTTCAACGAGATCGATTACTACAAGATGTCGGAGACGCTCGACGTGGCGGGGCTCGACTTGTATCCGAACTTCCCGCATAACGAGCCGATCAATCCTTATACGCCCGCCTTGTTCCACGACGCGACGCGCGGCTTCAAGCATGCCAATTATTGGGTGCTGGAGCATCAAAGCGGCACCCCCGGCGGCAATATTCTGAAGGAGACGCCGAAGCCCGGGGAGCTTCGCCGCTGGACGTACCAGTCGATCGCGCGCGGCGCCGATGCGGTCGTCTATTTCCGGTGGCGAACGGCGACGTTCGGGGCGGAGGAATATTGGCACGGCATTCTGCAGCATAGCGGCGTCCCGGGTCGCAAGTTCGAAGAGGTTCGCCGCATCGGCGAGGAGGTCGCGAGGCTTGCTCCCCATCTGGAAGGGACGACGGTCCGAAACGACGTCGCGATCGTCCGATCGTTCGACAACGATTGGGCGTTCGCGATTCAGCCGCACGCGCCGGGTTACGAATATTTGCGCCAGGTGCGCAATTACCATCGGTATTTCGTCGAATGCGGCGCCGGGGTCGACGTCGTGTCCCCTGACGCGGACTTCGGCGCGTACCGCGTCGTCATCCTGCCGAACCTCGCGATCGTCGACGACGCGCTCGTCGGCAAGATTTCTCGGTTCGTCGAAGCGGGCGGCGCGGCGGTGCTCGACTTCCGCGCGGGCTCGAAGCAACCGGACAACCGGATGCGCGCCGAGGTGCTCCCCGGCCCGTTCAAGCCGCTGCTCGGCATCGCCATCGACGACTACGGCATCATCCCGCTCGATCGGAAGCAGCGCGTCGCGTTCGAAGGCGACGGGACCGAATGCGAAGCGAGCGTCTGGTACGACGTGATCGAGCCGAACGACGCCGAGACGGTCGCCTCGTTCGCGAGCGATTACTTCGCCGGGGCGCCGGCGATCACGCGCCGCCGTCATGGCCGCGGCCTTGCGTATTACGTCGGTACGGAGCTGGATCGCGCGGGCGTGCGCAAGCTGCTCGACGCGGTTCTGACCGCGCAAGGCGCGACACCGGATTGGACGGTCGATCATCCCGAAGTGGAGGTGTCCGTAAGATCCGACGGGGGTCGTCGCGTGACGTTCGCGATCAATCACGCGAGCGTCCCCGTGCCGATCCGCCCGCCGGCGGGCAGCGTCGACCTGCTCGCGGCCGAACCGGGAGCGGCGTGTCCGGAGGAGGAGCTGCTGCAGCCGAACGACGTGTTCGTATTCCTGCAAGAAGATTAATGATTCATGGTAGGCGCTTCCAACGACCCATGATAAAATACGAGGGGATGTACAAATTGGCGATGGAGGCGGTATGGACATGAAGTTGGCGGCGCAGTTATACACGGTTCGGGATTTCTTGAAGACGCCGGAGGACATTGCGGAGAGCCTACGCAAAATTAAAGCGATCGGGTATAACGCGGTGCAAGCGTCCGGCGTCGGTCCGATCGACGACGCGTCGTTCCGGCGTCTCGCCGACGAAGCGGGCGTGACGATCTGCGCGACGCACGTCGGGTTCGACGCGCTGAAGAACCGTCCGGAAGACGTGATCGCGCAGCACAAGCTGTGGGATTGCAAATACGTCGGTTTGGGCGGACTCCCGGTCGAAAACCGCGCGGATCGCGCCGGGTACGCTTCGTTCGCGGAGACGGCGACCGAGATCGGACGAAGGATGAACGAAGCCGGACTGAAGTTCATCTATCACAACCACGACTTCGAATTCGCCAAGTACGAGGGCAAGACGGGGATGGACATTCTATTCGAGGAATCGGATCCGAACGTCGTGGACTTCGAGCTTGACGTC includes:
- a CDS encoding sugar phosphate isomerase/epimerase family protein → MKLAAQLYTVRDFLKTPEDIAESLRKIKAIGYNAVQASGVGPIDDASFRRLADEAGVTICATHVGFDALKNRPEDVIAQHKLWDCKYVGLGGLPVENRADRAGYASFAETATEIGRRMNEAGLKFIYHNHDFEFAKYEGKTGMDILFEESDPNVVDFELDVYWVQAGGGDPVEWIRKAEGRMKVVHFKDMIVTPSREQRFAEVGEGNMNFKGILQACLDIGVEWAAVEQDNCYGRDPFESLAISFRNLRELGAEA
- a CDS encoding ABC transporter permease produces the protein METKLDPNSIRPVGRPSALRAWAQKTVAQRELLLMTVPLIGLVIVFNYLPLYGWLIAFQDFKVARGISGSPFVGFENFQQLFKDPHFFRVLRNTLAMGFLNLIFGFLGAVGLAIALNEVRVRWFKRSVQTITYIPHFVSWVVIANIAHVLLSPDGGLLNDLMTGIGLIGEPFYFMARPDWFWGINTFFYFWKEVGWNAIIYLAVLAGVNPDLYEAADVDGAGRMRKIWHISIPSLMPVAIIMLTMSLGWVIQSGYESQYLLGNSMVIDYSEVLDLYALRYSFQIGDYGAGAAISIFKSVVSILMVLSVNYFAKKTGNGGLF
- a CDS encoding GGDEF domain-containing protein produces the protein MVYVRLFSLALFAVALGVAAAGIGSFRLSGEYWKYFGIYLLFSILYNHLRFISKKGKTEIEYGINYGLSLGLYAGPTGLFLFELAYRFANVLYRKLDRTADPEEWSDFFYNVGSFVIQNTVAFFLFSWLAHGAGDVHGSLYWIAIAAAALLTGFLSDTLIVVSFVLEREIRTWNEALELYKTRTPMAIAQTALTNGLLFYFIAADEWPMLVGLFLLNYLASYSMLFKAQSIQARVERDNFEKMAYTDHLTGVHNRTYMEKVIQSMEGGNEPIGIVVTDIDRFKCINDTYNHSVGDRVIRHFADTMKASCAENDIVIRTGGEEFTLLLRGRSYDDCLDFCERLRRVVEESVVEAEFGGARVDIRYTASFGIYFRTAGSVTPLASGYVHADNLLLQSKQQGRNRIAGAREAIA
- a CDS encoding carbohydrate ABC transporter permease produces the protein MKTIKLGDAALSTILYTGLTLFSLFTLYPFINILAVSLNDKIDTIRGGIYLWPRVWSTQNYAEIFANPHLFGAFLMSVLRTVVGTALGILCTALFAYALSTKEFMYRKLLNGMLVVTLYVNGGLIPTYLLIKNLELMNTFWVYILPLLVSGFYIIIMRSYFETLPEGLIESAKIDGAGHFQTLFRIVMPVSLPVLATITLFVAVLHWNSWFDNFLYTSREQNLSLLQYELMKILLSAMNQSAGQQAHIDESTINIANPQSVRSAMTIIVTVPILLVYPFLQRYFVKGMTVGAMKE
- a CDS encoding Gfo/Idh/MocA family protein; protein product: MNESRTIPPLRFAVYGCQHGHIESFIQAMKKLGHTFIGIYDEHPIPLTYETAEKHGVPLFDRRGSLDAADLVGCAAANDEKIDAVEWCVARKKPIMVDKPIVLHRDGLRRLERATEAEGSRIGMMLTSRYKPSIFTLRNDIAAGKYGDVVSISMRKPHRLTPERRPAWFFDKARHGGIAVDLLIHDFDLLRWLTGREIVDVACTMTKKLLPEHPTFYDVVTASAIMEGGLACQLYSDWHTPTRSWTWGDGRIFVVGTRGTAELRLEGDPGLAVMDKNAYISVTDEAGFAIESVDAPALGIVEQFVLHAFGGGEAGVTHRDILLASEAAIRADEKATFIQ
- a CDS encoding 2-hydroxyacid dehydrogenase, with amino-acid sequence MDHGKPKVFAAKRIPPEALAYLEQYCDVRSWDGDGPIPRERLLAALADAEGLLTSGDAIDDELLARAPKLRAVSTVSVGYNHFDLDAMRRRGVVGTHTPYVLDDTVADLVLALMLSAARRVTELDAYVKSGRWERGQPEAALFGTDVHHASLGIVGLGRIGERIAQRAVHGFGMKLYYHNRSRNPEAEERYGAQYVSMDELLGESDFVVLMTPLTPKTERFFRKEHFDRMKPSAFFINASRGRTVDENALVEALATGRIRGAGLDVYEVEPVDPSHPLLAMPNVVTLPHIGSATAQTRRDMALTAARNLVASLRGDEGAYVVKELRS
- a CDS encoding beta-galactosidase is translated as MYFGACYYPEQWPEERWATDAKLMREAGFNVVRIGEFAWNDFEPREGAFDFDWLDRCLALLANEGIRVILGTPTASPPKWIMDRHPELYKRDMYGHVRGFGTRMHYCFNGTEYLPYVRRVVGAMAARYKDHPSVVGWQIDNEFGCSDTTWCYCDRCKVAFQRWLRSKYGTIEAVNEAWGTVVWNNRYASFEEIETPKLTVYQLHNPGLQLDFRRFSSDAVRDFMNVQVELLRAAAPGQPITHNMMGTFNEIDYYKMSETLDVAGLDLYPNFPHNEPINPYTPALFHDATRGFKHANYWVLEHQSGTPGGNILKETPKPGELRRWTYQSIARGADAVVYFRWRTATFGAEEYWHGILQHSGVPGRKFEEVRRIGEEVARLAPHLEGTTVRNDVAIVRSFDNDWAFAIQPHAPGYEYLRQVRNYHRYFVECGAGVDVVSPDADFGAYRVVILPNLAIVDDALVGKISRFVEAGGAAVLDFRAGSKQPDNRMRAEVLPGPFKPLLGIAIDDYGIIPLDRKQRVAFEGDGTECEASVWYDVIEPNDAETVASFASDYFAGAPAITRRRHGRGLAYYVGTELDRAGVRKLLDAVLTAQGATPDWTVDHPEVEVSVRSDGGRRVTFAINHASVPVPIRPPAGSVDLLAAEPGAACPEEELLQPNDVFVFLQED
- a CDS encoding extracellular solute-binding protein — its product is MKSKKAWLHVLLAVCLVLIITACSGGGGGGAAEPSEPSGTVEPSGQAETPAVEEPKTLEPIEYTFGASDSKAQWGGPINQVMEEKTGVSLKYENIVGDQFQKWDLWLASGDYPDIVRLDAEYVSKYRDAGAIIPLNDLIDRHGPNIKAKWGDNLDMLRHPDGNIYSLYSVNLAEEAPADSAAQFVVQYAVLEEAGFPQIKTLDQLYALIKDYAAKHPEIDGNPTIGFSAAADSWTMKIFFNNASVYANGLPDHGNFVIDENNQVKWNFTSDNAVQYYKFLNTLYNEKLLDKESFTLTDQALQAKMAQGRVLAAYAPSWFVSGPQATLRAAGNLDRQYAHLPIYMNENVVDRSNAMTAANGGTAEWVITEQAKNPERIIQFIDFLFSDEGQILTQWGIEGVHYDVVNGKRQQRQDWIDKKTADPDLQYKEGMQAEATGGPTSWFGVGHGALLGDGDLATPVTPESVRKNYDEKTLEVLDAYGIQTWADLLPPVTKVKGYLWQLQPPSDDEFKRMDQQLEDLFRKAIPSIVMSKDAADFDAQVASFRDEAAKIGLDKYEAAFNKIWNDFINK
- a CDS encoding YheC/YheD family protein, producing MLRKRYWHVKNKWKRHLILAGHPVLNRHLPPTRLLRRDTLRKFLKKYGVVYVKPVFGSFGNRILRIAKRDDAYFLHYENKTKRYKSRRKVLKRVFRHTRSQLFHVQRGISLVKLGGHPVDFRVLLLRPKSKWRMMGIMGKAATGNRVVTNYHHGGRAVRFGEALRRAGWSNDDIRRAKADIERLCLIAAGRFSRRYKHCRRLGIDIGLDEEKRIWFIELNTNPFYELFRHHENRNLYGKIDRLMKRIESVQSNRW